A region from the Lolium perenne isolate Kyuss_39 chromosome 4, Kyuss_2.0, whole genome shotgun sequence genome encodes:
- the LOC127347639 gene encoding uncharacterized protein produces MRKKRETERAAAGGNVPLHIRSVVSEWCHDDNAEGDWTCYNPPSPPPHSSPQIQSPCGTRPPVDHCPRARDPISTAARRRSSSSLRRSSFEPRPSDWIYANNLLPRLNLRRIAASVAVLEALLLRQWRAGLRLEEADLFLVPVYVSFNFSNPMGLQSPAHTRGVFAETVDLVRAELTYWNRSNGSTTSLSRGTTLAPASFAWPKKFEVL; encoded by the exons ATGCGGAAGAAGCGCGAGAccgagcgcgccgccgccggtggcaacGTCCCGCTGCATATACGGAGTGTGGTCTCCGAGTGGTGTCATGACGACAACGCTGAGGGGGATTGG ACATGCTATAACCCACCTTCCCCGCCGCCACACTCCTCTCCTCAGATCCAATCCCCATGCGGCACACGCCCTCCCGTTGACCACTGCCCTAGAGCGCGCGACCCCATCTCCACGGCagcgcggaggaggagctcgtCCTCCCTCCGCCGATCCAGCTTCGAGCCCCGCCCTAGCGACTGGATCTACGCCAACAACCTCCTGCCTCGCCTCAACCTTAGGAGGATCGCAGCCTCGGTGGCTGTGCTCGAGGCACTGCTGCTACGGCAGTGGCGGGCTGGCCTGCGGCTCGAGGAGGCCGACCTATTCCTCGTCCCCGTCTATGTgtccttcaacttctccaatcccatgggGCTCCAGTCGCCGGCGCACACGCGCGGGGTGTTCGCCGAGACCGTCGACCTCGTCCGGGCCGAGCTGACCTACTGGAACCGCTCCAACGGGTCAACCACGTCTTTGTCGCGTGGCACAACTTTGGCGCCTGCTTCCTTCGCATG GCCTAAGAAATTTGAAGTACTGTAA